From the Halichoerus grypus chromosome 3, mHalGry1.hap1.1, whole genome shotgun sequence genome, one window contains:
- the FAM200B gene encoding protein FAM200B, with translation MPLRFYQRPTLVRSRMQSKKVLKIYHQVQPASFEPHFKKKKVSARRYNEDYLKYGFIKCEKPFENDRPQCVICNNILANESLKPSKLKRHLETQHAELIGKPLEYFQRKKKDVKSSTQFLGGSTAISEKALLSSYLVAYRVAKEKMAHTAAEKIILPACLDMVRTIFDDKSADKLKTISSDNTISLRICAIAEHLETMLLARLRSGIDFAIQLDESTDLGSCTTILVYVRYAWQDDFMEDFLCCLNITSHLSGLDIFTELEKCIVGQYKLNWKNCKGITSDGAASITGKHSRVIKKLLEVTNNGTVWNHCFIHREALASREIPQNLMEVLKNAVKVVNFIKGSSLNNQLLETFCSEIGTNHTHLLYHTKVRWLSHGKILSRVYELRNEIHIFLTEKKSHLASIFEDDIWVMKLAYLTDIFGILNELSLKLQGKNSDIFQHVERIQGFRKTLLLWQARLKSNRPSYYMFPRFLQHIEENIISENILKEIKLEILLHLTSLSQTFNHFFSEEKFKILRENCWVKDPFAFRNPESIIELNLVPEEESELLQLSSSYTLKSDYETLSLSAFWIKVKEDFPLLSRKSVLLLLPFTTTSLCELGFSVLTQLKPKERNGLNGAAGMRVALSSCGPDWDELMNRQAHPSH, from the exons ATGCCACTTCGCTTTTACCAAAGACCTACACTAGTACG GTCAAGGATGCAGTCCAAGAAAGTTCTAAAAATATATCATCAGGTCCAACCTG CTTCGTTTGAGccacatttcaaaaagaaaaaagtaagtgcAAGACGTTACAatgaagattatttaaaatacgGTTTTATCAAATGTGAAAAACCCTTTGAAAATGACCGACCTCAGTGTGTTATTTGTAATAATATTCTTGCAAATGAAAGCTTAAaaccttcaaaattaaaaagacacttAGAAACTCAGCATGCTGAACTTATTGGTAAGCCTcttgaatattttcaaagaaagaaaaaagatgtaaagTCGTCAACACAATTTCTTGGTGGTTCTACCGCCATTAGTGAGAAAGCCTTATTATCATCATACTTAGTTGCATATCGagtagcaaaagagaaaatggctCACACAGCTGctgaaaaaataattcttccagCATGTTTGGATATGGTACGTACAATTTTTGATGACAAATCAGCTGATAAATTGAAAACGATATCTAGTGATAACACAATATCTCTTCGCATTTGTGCTATTGCGGAACATTTAGAAACAATGCTTCTTGCTCGGTTGCGGTCTGGTATAGATTTTGCAATCCAGCTTGATGAAAGCACTGATCTGGGGAGCTGCACAACAATCTTAGTTTATGTCAGATATGCGTGGCAAGATGATTTTATGGAGGattttttgtgttgtttaaatATAACCTCCCATCTAAGTGGATTAGATATTTTTACAGAATTAGAAAAGTGCATTGTTGGTCAATATAAATTAAACTGGAAAAACTGCAAAGGAATTACAAGTGATGGAGCAGCAAGCATAACGGGAAAACATAGCAGAGTAATTAAAAAATTGCTAGAAGTTACTAATAATGGTACTGTGTGGAATCATTGTTTTATACATCGTGAAGCTTTAGCATCCAGAGAAATCCCACAGAATCTCATGGAAGTATTGAAAAATGCAGTGAAAGTGGTTAACTTTATTAAAGGAAGCTCACTAAATAACCAGCTTCTTGAAACATTTTGTTCAGAGATTGGAACTAATCATACCCACTTACTATATCATACCAAAGTCCGTTGGTTGTCTCACGGGAAAATACTAAGCAGGGTTTATGAACTCAGGAATGAGATTCACATttttcttactgaaaaaaaatctcatttggcAAGTATTTTTGAAGATGATATTTGGGTAATGAAATTGGCATATTTAACTGATATTTTTGGCATTCTTAATGAACTGAGTTTAAAACTACAGGGGAAAAATAGTGATATATTCCAACATGTCGAACGTATCCAGGGATTCCGAAAGACATTATTGTTATGGCAAGCGAGGCTGAAAAGCAACCGTCCTAGCTACTACATGTTTCCAAGATTTTTGCAACATATTGAAGAGAATATTATTagtgaaaacattttgaaagaaataaaattagagataTTGTTGCATCTCACTTCTCTGTCTCAAACTTTTAACCATTTCTTctcagaagagaaatttaaaatattaagagaaaattgCTGGGTAAAAGACCCATTTGCTTTTCGAAACCCAGAATCAATAATTGAGTTAAACTTGGTGCCTGAAGAAGAGAGTGAATTATTGCAGCTCAGTTCTTCATATACATTGAAGAGCGATTATGAAACATTAAGTTTATCAGCATTTTGGATTAAGGTGAAGGAAGACTTTCCTCTGCTAAGTAGAAAGAGTGTCCTGCTATTACTACCATTCACAACAACTAGCTTGTGTGAGCTAGGGTTTTCAGTCTTAACCCAgttaaaaccaaaggaaagaaatgggttGAATGGTGCGGCAGGTATGCGGGTAGCCTTGTCCTCCTGTGGTCCAGACTGGGATGAACTTATGAACAGGCAAGCACACCCATCACATTAA